A single genomic interval of Malania oleifera isolate guangnan ecotype guangnan chromosome 11, ASM2987363v1, whole genome shotgun sequence harbors:
- the LOC131167369 gene encoding guanylate kinase 2 — MGEAPAFFIDDLQRGYSNGFDLNSKGPQTVTVVGDKSYVIVGSDDELKSSIGVQIYDKSTGKSVSLTVLGTKPKPCQGHSAVLLNDDRILIIKKNSSPDDCLWFLEVDTKFVREQKQILGTEVVAWSKGVIGDTEKPIVISGPSGVGKGTLISKLMKEFPSMFGFSVSHTTRAPREKETDGVHYHFTYKSVMEKEIKDGKFLEFASVHGNLYGTSIEAVEVVADAGKRCILDIDVQGARSVRASSLEAIFIFICPPSIQELENRLRERGTESDEQIKKRVHNAAAELEQGKSPDLFAHILENDDLEKCYINLKKLLGLDGGAPATHKSTLETVHLPADHAVSKIGHKILIASETQEREKASKNLIVLDVSSLKGGAPGRTRGLRLYAADKFSDGINGI, encoded by the exons ATG GGAGAAGCCCCGGCTTTCTTTATAGATGATCTGCAGAGGGGCTATTCAAATGGGTTTGATCTGAATTCCAAAGGGCCTCAAACAGTTACTGTTGTTGGTGATAAATCA TATGTGATTGTTGGTTCGGATGATGAACTGAAGTCATCTATTGGAGTTCAAATCTATGACAAATCCACAGGGAAATC GGTCAGTCTTACTGTGTTGGGGACAAAACCCAAGCCATGCCAAGGTCATTCGGCTGTCCTTTTGAATGATGATCGGATATTGATTATTAAGAAGAATTCCTCCCCAGATGACTGCTTGTGGTTTCTGGAG GTGGACACTAAATTTGTCAGGGAGCAGAAACAAATTTTGGGAACTGAGGTGGTTGCTTGGAGTAAAGGAGTTATTGGTGACACTGAGAAGCCAATTGTTATTAGTGGTCCTTCTGGAGTGGGCAAGGGTACACTCATATCCAAGCTCATGAAGGAATTCCCTTCCATGTTTGGATTCTCTGTGAGCCACACAACCCGGGCCCCAAGGGAGAAGGAGACAGATGGGGTCCATTACCATTTCACTTACAAAAGTGTTATGGAGAAGGAGATAAAGGACGGGAAGTTCCTTGAGTTTGCTTCTGTTCATGGAAATCTTTATGGAACCAGTATTGAAGCTGTTGAAGTGGTAGCGGATGCTGGAAAG AGATGCATTCTCGACATTGATGTTCAAGGTGCAAGGTCTGTGAGGGCTAGTTCTCTTGAAGCAATTTTCATCTTCATCTGCCCACCTTCTATTCAGGAACTTGAGAACCGACTTCGTGAAAG GGGAACTGAGTCGGATGAACAGATTAAAAAACGTGTTCATAACGCCGCAGCAGAGCTTGAGCAAGGGAAATCACCCGATCTCTTTGCTCACATCTTGGAAAATGATGACCTTGAGAAATGTTACATCAATCTTAAG AAACTCTTGGGTCTGGATGGTGGTGCACCGGCTACTCATAAATCAA CCCTAGAAACGGTCCATCTGCCTGCGGACCATGCAGTGTCAAAAATTGGTCACAAGATCCTCATAGCCTCTGAAACCCAAGAGCGAGAAAAAGCTTCAAAGAACTT GATTGTCCTAGATGTATCTTCACTTAAAGGAGGAGCACCAGGGAGGACAAGAGGGCTGAGATTGTATGCTGCCGACAAATTTTCGGACGGCATAAATGGAATTTAA
- the LOC131167371 gene encoding nuclear transcription factor Y subunit A-7-like isoform X1, with amino-acid sequence MMHQQSDSTDRVETGANCNKQYANCSQPWWHSQITLKHPNGGLEAAMNRSQTNSQQEEGTDANKDMHSAVVPQLDGHCGQEQHRSHHAVPIMPQTMGEYLMPPAQLELVGHSVACASYPYSDPFYGGAVPAYGPQALVHSCFPALHSSRMALPLEMAEEPVYVNAKQYHGILRRRQSRAKAELEKKLIKVRKPYLHESRHQHAMRRARGCGGRFLNTKNTAAAVNGNREAVTNSCKHESVPKVG; translated from the exons ATGATGCACCAGCAATCAGATAGCACAGATCGAGTAGAAACTGGTGCAAATTGCAACAAACAGTACGCTAACTGTTCTCAACCTTGGTGGCACTCACAAATCACGTTGAAACATCCCAATGGTGGATTGGAGGCTGCGATGAACAGATCACAAACTAATAGCCAGCAGGAGGAGGGAACTGATGCCAATAAAGATATGCATAGTGCTGTGGTTCCACAATTAG ATGGACATTGTGGACAAGAACAGCACCGTTCGCATCATGCAGTGCCCATAATGCCTCAAACAATGGGCGAATACCTCATGCCACCTGCACAGCTGGAACTTGTTGGCCACTCAGTT GCATGTGCATCATATCCATATTCTGATCCATTTTATGGGGGAGCAGTGCCTGCTTATGGACCTCAAGCTTTG GTTCATTCTTGTTTTCCTGCATTGCATTCCAGTAGAATGGCTTTGCCCCTTGAAATGGCGGAGGAGCCTGTTTATGTGAATGCCAAGCAGTACCATGGAATTCTAAGGCGAAGACAATCACGTGCAAAGGCTGAGCTggaaaaaaaactaataaaagtTAGGAAG CCATATCTTCACGAATCTCGGCACCAGCATGCGATGAGAAGGGCCAGGGGTTGTGGCGGGCGTTTCCTGAACACAAAGAATACTGCTGCTGCTGTGAATGGCAATCGTGAGGCAGTTACGAACTCTTGCAAGCATGAGAGTGTGCCAAAAGTGGGTTAG
- the LOC131167371 gene encoding nuclear transcription factor Y subunit A-9-like isoform X2 has product MMHQQSDSTDRVETGANCNKQYANCSQPWWHSQITLKHPNGGLEAAMNRSQTNSQQEEGTDANKDMHSAVVPQLDGHCGQEQHRSHHAVPIMPQTMGEYLMPPAQLELVGHSVVHSCFPALHSSRMALPLEMAEEPVYVNAKQYHGILRRRQSRAKAELEKKLIKVRKPYLHESRHQHAMRRARGCGGRFLNTKNTAAAVNGNREAVTNSCKHESVPKVG; this is encoded by the exons ATGATGCACCAGCAATCAGATAGCACAGATCGAGTAGAAACTGGTGCAAATTGCAACAAACAGTACGCTAACTGTTCTCAACCTTGGTGGCACTCACAAATCACGTTGAAACATCCCAATGGTGGATTGGAGGCTGCGATGAACAGATCACAAACTAATAGCCAGCAGGAGGAGGGAACTGATGCCAATAAAGATATGCATAGTGCTGTGGTTCCACAATTAG ATGGACATTGTGGACAAGAACAGCACCGTTCGCATCATGCAGTGCCCATAATGCCTCAAACAATGGGCGAATACCTCATGCCACCTGCACAGCTGGAACTTGTTGGCCACTCAGTT GTTCATTCTTGTTTTCCTGCATTGCATTCCAGTAGAATGGCTTTGCCCCTTGAAATGGCGGAGGAGCCTGTTTATGTGAATGCCAAGCAGTACCATGGAATTCTAAGGCGAAGACAATCACGTGCAAAGGCTGAGCTggaaaaaaaactaataaaagtTAGGAAG CCATATCTTCACGAATCTCGGCACCAGCATGCGATGAGAAGGGCCAGGGGTTGTGGCGGGCGTTTCCTGAACACAAAGAATACTGCTGCTGCTGTGAATGGCAATCGTGAGGCAGTTACGAACTCTTGCAAGCATGAGAGTGTGCCAAAAGTGGGTTAG